DNA from Arthrobacter sp. SLBN-112:
TATTGGTGCTCATACGCTCACTACTTCCACTGAGTATTTTTCGAGTTCGGCTTTGTCCCTGGCGCTGAATTGCCGGTCCGTCACGATCACGTCCACCCGGTCCAGGCCGGCGACGAGTACCCGGGCAGTGGCGTGCCACTTTGCTGCTGAGGCGGCCACCACCACGCGCGCGGCCGATTCCAGGCCGGCTTTCTTTACCGCTGCATCGTCGAGGTCGTGGGCCAGCAGGCCGTCGTCGAAATCGAGGGCGCAGGGCGTGACCACCGCGGTGTCAAAGCGCAGCGACCTGATGTTGGACTCGGCCAGGGGCCCGCGGAAACAGAGTTCGCCGGGCACCACGCTTCCGCCGGGCAGCAGCAGGGCAGGGCGGGCGTCCCCGGCACTGTCCCCGCCGGCGGCTGCATTGAGGGCCTGCAGGGACATGGGCATCAGGGTCAGTTCCCGGCCAAGCGCTGCCCGCGCCACCTCCGTTGCCGTGCTGCCGCTGTCAAGCCAGACGTGTTCACCCTGGACCAGCAGACCCGCCACGGCAGCTGCAATGCGCTTCTTGGCGTCCCGGTCCTCCAGTTCGCGCTGTCCGTAACCTGGGTTCTGCCCGTGGCCGATCAGGCTCCTGGCACCCCCGTGGACCCTGCGGAGGACGCCATGGCCGGCCAGTACTTCAAGGTCCCGGCGGATGGTTGCACCGGAGGCGGCGCAAGCCTGCATCAGGTCTTCGACACTCACCTCAGGCTGCCGCCGGAGAATCTCGGCAATCGTTCGATGCCGCTCATCGGTCTTCATGAGCAAATGCTAACAGTTCGTGATCATTTGCTCACTAAGAAAAAGCCATACTTTGTTTGCTCCATCAGTTACGGCTGCTAAACCATCGGTAAAACAGCCATATCTGATAGCGCATCCTCTCACCGTGCGCGCTGCACCCTCTGTTCGTCCCATACCGGCTCGGCAGACTCGAACACTTTGCCGTCGGAGCCGAACACCAGGAACCTGTCGAAGGTCCGCGCGAACCAGCGGTCGTGGGTTACCGCCAGGACCGTTCCTTCGAAGTGGTCAATGGCCCGTTCCAGTGCTTCAGCGGAGTGCAGGTCCAGGTTGTCCGTGGGTTCGTCGAGCAGCAGCAGGGTGGCGCCGCTGAGCTGCAGCAGCAGGATCTGGAACCGCGCCTGCTGGCCGCCGGAGAGGGACTCGTACTTCTGTTCCGACTGGCCAGCCAGGCCGTATCCGTCCAGGGCACCGGCGGCTGCCTCCCGGCCAAGGCCGGAACGGTGTTCATCGCCGCGGTGCAGGATCTCCAGCAGAGTCTTGCCCAACAGATCGGGACGGACATGGGTCTGGGCAAAGAATCCAGGCCGGATCCTGGCCCCAAGTTTCACGGTGCCTTCGTGCGGTACCTCGGCAATCTCGACGTCTGACACGGGCAGGTGCTCGCGTTCGGGGTCGGTGCCGCCGGTGGCCAGCAGCCGCAGGAAGTGTGATTTTCCGGAGCCGTTGGAGCCCAGCACGCCCACGCGGTCGCCGAACCAGACCTCCGTGGAGAACGGCTTCATCAGGCCGGTCAGTTCCAGCTGCTCCGCCACGATGGCACGCTTCGCGGTCCGCCCGCCCTTGAGCCGCATCTGCACGTTCTGCTCAATGGGCAGTGCCTCCGGTGGCCCCACTTCAAGGAACTTGGCCAGCCGGGTCTGGGCGGCGTGGTACCGGTTGGCCATATCGGAGCGGAACGCGGCCTTGTTCTTGTACATGTTGACGAGTTCCTTGAGCTTGATGTGCTCCTCGTCCCAGCGCTTCCGCAATTCCTCGAACCGTGCATTCCGGTCCGCCCGCGCCTCCACATAGGATGCGAAGCCGCCGCCATGGATCCATGCGGCGGCCCCGTTGATGCCGGGCTCCAGGGTGACAATGCGCCCGGCGGCGTTGTTCAGCAGTTCCCGGTCGTGGCTAATGAAGAAGACGGTCTTCCTGGACTCATTCAGCTTCTCCTCCAGCCACCGTTTGCCGGGCACGTCAAGGTAGTTGTCCGGTTCGTCCAGGAGGAGGAGGTCGTCCGGTCCGGCGAACAGTGCTTCCAGCACCAGCCGCTTTTGCTCACCGCCGGAAAGGGTCGACGCCGGGCGGTGCTGTGCGCGGTCAAACGGCAGCCCCAGCGCGGCCATGCAGACCTCATCCCAGACAGTCTCGACGTCGTAGCCCCCGGCGTCCCCCCAGTCCACGATGGCCTGGGCGTAGCGCATCTGGGTGGGTTCGTCGTCGTGCTCCATCATGGCCAGTTCTGCATCATCTACCTCGCGGGCAGCAGCAGCCAGCGCCGGGGGAGCGGCCGACACCAGAAGGTCCCGGACGGTGGAGCCGTCCCGCACCTGCCCCACGAACTGGCGCATGATGCCCATGTTTCCCGAGCGCCCGATCACGCCCTCGTCCGGAACCAGGTCGCCGGCGATGATCCGGAACAGCGTGGTCTTGCCCGTTCCGTTGGGCCCGATCAGGGCGGTCTTGGTACCGTCCGGAACCTTGAAGGTCACCCCGTTCAGCAGCTGGGTGCCGTCGGAGAGGAAATAGTCGATGCCGGAAACGTCAATATGGGCCACACCGTCAATCCTCCCACGGCCGTCCCTAGCCGGCTGCGGTGAGGAACTGCTTCAGCAGCGGCCCGGAGGTGGTGGCACCCAGGCCGCCCTCCTCCACGAAGACGGCCACGGCCAGGTCGCCGTGGACCGCCACGATCCAGGCGTGGGTCTTTGGCGGATTCTCGTTGCCGAACTCGGCCGTTCCGGTCTTCGCCCCCACTGGCGCCCCGGGAACGCTGGACAGGAAGCCTGCGTGGCCCGACGTGACGACGGCACGCATCATGTCTGCCAGCGATGCCGCCTCCGCTGCCGTAATCGGTTTGTCAGAGGCCGTGGAGGGCGCCTCGGCCGTGGCGGTGGCGGATGGTGCGGCGGCGGGAGCAGTGGAGCCCGCCGTCGTTCCGGCAGCCGGCGCTCCGGCGTCGGCGTTGAGGACCAGTTGCGCGGAGACGGGGGCGCCCTTGGCCACCGAGCCTGCCATGATGGCCGCGGCCAGGGGGGAGAGCAGTACCTTGCCCTGGCCGATCATGGACGCTGCGTGTTCGGTGCCCTGGGCCTGCCCGGGAACGGAGCCGAGAAAGGCTTCCGCACCGAGTTTCGGTGCCTCGACCGCCACCCCCATGGATGTGGCGGCGGCTTCAAGCTGGCCCTGCGACACCGCGTCGCGCTGGGAAATGAAGGCCGTGTTGCAGGAGTGCGCAAAGGCGTCCCGCAGAGTCACTGCCCCCAGGGAGGTCTCCGGGTACCCTTCGGAGTTCTTGAACGTCCGCCCGTCCACCGTGAGCGTGGGGGTGCACTGGACGGTGGAGTCCGGTGTCATCCCGTTGCGGAACATGGCCAGGGAATCCACCATCTTGAAGATGGAACCCGGGGCGTACTGCCCCAGCATCGCCGTGTTGTAGCCGTTGCTGCCCGGCCCGGAAGCCGCTGCCAGAACGGCACCGGTGGAAGGCCGAAGGGCCACGATGGCTGACGCCGGCCCCACTCCCTCCAGGGTGCTCTCAGCCAGGGTCTGCAGCCGCGGATCAAGGGTGGTCTTCAGCGGGGTCCCCGGCTTGGGCTCCACCTGGAAGAGGACGCGGCGGGGGTCGGTGCCCGCGGATTGGATTTGTTCGCGCGTGAGGTCCGCACGCTGTGCCCGGATGACCACGGCGTCCGATCCGCGAAGCTGTTCGTCGTATTGCTGCTGGAGCCCGCCAATGCCCGTGACATCGCCGGGAGCCAAGGCACCATCCGACGCCTCGATCTGTTCGGCCGTGGCCTGCCCCACCGACCCGAGCACGGCACGGGCGAACGTCCTGCTCGGAGCCAGGGGGATCGATGCCGGGATGCCGCGGGCGCCCGGGATGGCCCGGATCTGCTCATCGGAGATGGTCCGGCCTTCCTCACGGAGGGTGATGGCGGGAACAAAGGCCTGGGCACCGGCTGCCTTGACCTGCTGCACGTAGGCGGCAGGATCCACCCCTACAAGGGCAGCCAGTTTACCGGCGGAATCGGCGGGGTCCGTGGCGCCCAACTGGGGCTTATCGATGCCCACATTCACCACGGGACGGTAGGTCACCAACGGGACGTCCCCGGCGCCAAGGATGTCGGCACGCTGGGGGGACTGGGATCCCTTGGTCACGATTTCACTGTCCCCGAGGCCGGGCGCCAGGAGGGCCGGATCCCAGACGGTGAGCCATTTGTCCCCGGACTTCTTGAAGTTTGCCGGGATGGTGTACTTCCACTCCGCGTCGCCGAACTTCCAGGCGTAGTTCAACGGTGCGGAGGCCTTGTCGCCGTCCAACGTCAGTCCGCCCGCCTGGACCTGGGGCTTTTGCGGATCCAGGGCCGCGAAAACCTGGTGCAGCTGGTCGTTGGCTGCGGCGGCCTCCTTGCCGTCAAAGGCCACCGACCCTACATCGAGGGCCGAGACTGCGCTGGCCAGCTGTTGTGCCGCGGCTTCGGCGCCGGATTTTCCGTCATCGCAGGCCACCAGCGAAGTTCCCATGATGAGCGCAGCTATGGCAAGCGAAAGTTTTGTTGATTTCCCCATCGCGCCATTATCCCCCGGACCGGCTGCCAAGCACGCCACCGGCGTCTTCTGCCCTTGCCGCTTCGAAGCCTAGAGACCCAGGTCCGGCACCGGCAGTTTGAAGACATCCTTCAAGGCGTGCTTCGCCGCGTGCATCCCGGGCATGCCCGTTACCCCGGGACCCGGCGGTGTCGATGACGAACACAGGTAGACGCCCAGCAGCGGCGTCCGCCACGGGACCGGGGACAGTACCGGCTTCTGGACAAGGCCACGGACGTCCATGATGCCGGCGCTGAAATCGCCGCCAATGTAGTTCCGGTTGTACTCGGCCAACTCCGCTGCGGTGATGGCGTGCGATTCCACCACCAGGTCGCGGAAGCCCGGGGCGAACCGTTCCAGCTGTGCCGCAACCTGGTTGGTCATGTCCTTTGTAGAGCCGGAGGGGACGTGGCAGTACGTCCAGAGCGTGTGCCGGCGTGCCGGCGCGCGGCCGGGGTCGAAGCGGGACGGTTGGGCCACCAGCACGTAGGGCCGTTCAGGGTGCCGTCCGGCACTGACCTCGTTCTCCGAGCGCGCCAGCTCAGCCCGCGTACCGCCCACGTGCACCGTGCCGGCGTCGGAAAGTCCACTGGCCTGCCACGGCACCGGCCCGGACAGGATGAAGTCAACCTTGCACGAGCCATTGCCGTAGCGGAAGCGTTCAAGGGCCCGCTGGTAGCGTCCGGGAAGTGACGGCCCTGCCATGTCCAGCAAACCCCTTGGTGCCACGTCCAGCAAGGTGGCACGGGTGGCAGGAAGCTGCTCCAACCGGTCTATGGGGGTTCCGGTGTGGATGACGCCCCCGTGGGCGCGGATGTCCTCTGCAAGTGCTGCCGCAATGGAAGCGGAACCGCCACGCGGGATGGGCCATCCGCCGGCGTGCCCCAGGGCGCCGAGCATCAGCCCGGCTCCCGAGGCTGCCAGGGACGGCAAATGGGAGACGGCGTGGGCGGCCACCCCACTCAGGAGGGCGGGCGCCAGCTCCTCCCGGAACCGGAGGTTCCACAGCCCGGTCCCCTGTTCCAGGGTCCGCAGTCCGTAGACGCCGGCCACCAGGGGATTCCGGGGGATCCGGAGGAGCTGGTTTTGGGTGAAGTCCATGACGTCGTCAATATGGCGGACCAGCGGTTCCATGAGCCGCCGGTACGCAGGGCCGTCCTGACCCAGCCCCTCGACCGTCCGGTCCATCGATTTGTAGGCCAGGGCTGCCCGGCCGCCTTCCAGCGGTGAACCAAAGGACACGTCCGGGGTGATGAGGTCCACCCTTCGTGGCAGCTCGAATGCCCGGAAGAACGGGGACGCCACGGCCATTGGATGCACTGCGGAGCAGACATCGTGGAAATGTCCGGGCTGCATCAACTCCGTAGTCCGCGTTCCGCCGCCAATCTTTGCTGCTGCCTCGAAGACCTCCACAGACAGCCCGGCCCGTGCCATGACCGCAGCTGCCGAGAGTCCGTTCGGGCCCGAGCCCACTACCGCTACGTCAGGCACGGGCCCCCTCCTTCGAAGGCCGCAGTGGCTTCAGCCGGATCCGGTCCGGTGCGTTGGCGAACGGCCCCCCGTGCGGATCGTCGAGGTGGTGCCGGCGGATGGGATCGTAGGCGGGGTCGTAGATGTCCCACACGACGCGTGCCATCAGGTAGGCCACCGCGGCCATGTGCGCGGCGACAGCCAGGACGTAGTAGGGCATGTCCAGGTTGTGCTGGGAGGAACCTGCACTGGTCACCTGTCCAAGGTACATCCAGATCGCAGCCCAATGCAGGGCTTCGATGCCCTGCCAGACCAGGAAGTCGCGCCACCGTGGCCTGGCCAGGGCCAGCAGCGGGATGAGCCACACCACGTATTGGGGCGAATAGACCTTGCTGGTGAGGATGAAGGCCGCGACGATCAGGAACACCAGCTGCGCCAGGCGGGGGCGGCGGGGAGCGGTCAGGGCAACAGCGGCGATGCCTGCGCAGGCCACCGCAAAGAACCCGGCGGACAGGATGCTGACCGGGCCGTCTCCAAGCCCGGACCAGCCCAGCCTGTCCGCCACCAGGTTGTAGGCGAACCAGGCTGAACTGTAACCGGCGCCCCGGTCTGCGCTGTACTGGAAGAAATAGGCCCACCCGGCAGGGTTGGCGGCGGCAAAGGGGAGATTGACCAGAACCCACGTTGCGGCTGCGCTGCCCCCGGTCACCAGCAGCGGGCGCCACCGTCCCGTGCGCACGGCCAGCAGCAGGATGGCCCCCAGCACCAGGAGCGGATACAGCTTGGTGGCGGTTGCGAGGCCGATCATGACCCCGGCGGGGACAAGCCGCTGCCGGGCGAAAAAGTACATTCCCAGTGCCAGCAGGCACGCAGCCCACAGGTCCCAGTTGATGGTTCCGGCCAGGACGATCCCCGGGGCCACAGCTACCATGGCGGCATCCCAGGGCCTGCGGCCGGGCATGCGGGCAATCACCAGCACGGTGGCCATGGCCACCGCCGCGAGCAGCACGGCGTTGATGTCGAAGTAGGCCAGGGCCCGGGCACTGGCCTCGCCGCCGGGCACCAGCCAGGCCGTCACCCCCGCGATCAAGCCGAGGAGCACCGGGTATTCGAACTGGCTGCCTCTGCCCAGGATGGGAAAGACTCCCGCCGCCATACCGCGGTTCCGGAACAGTTCGGGGAAATCCGAGTAACAGGTGGCATAGAACTGCGTGGGCGTTTCCCAGCCGTTGACCCTGCAATACCCTTTCAGCAGGATCCCCGCCAGGGCTGCCAGCGCCGTGAGGACAATGAGCACCCGTTCCACCGAGTAGATGCCGGGGGAGACCACGCCCGGATCTGACCTCGTCCCCAGCGGCCCGCCGATCACCTCGGTGAATTTCTGCAGCAGTGCATCACTGCGGCTGGGCACCACGATTCGGGGCCGTCGTTTACCGTCCGGCGCCTGGGTCTCGTGCATGGCATCGAGCTTACAGCCGGCCCCGTCCCGCGGGATCGGGGCCGGCCGTCAGCGCAGGCCGCCCATCTGCTGGTGCATGAGCACGAAAACGTCATTCCTGTACTGCTCCAGCAGGGCAGTGTTCAGGGAACTGCGGTGCTGCAGGGGGCGGGACAGGAGCCCCATGATCATTTGCATCAAGGGAGCCACCTCCTTTCTCCGGAAATAGGGCACAAAAGTGCATGGCGAATTAGCGCCAGATTTCTGCGTGCAAAAGCGGCGCGAATTAAGGCGCAAAAAATCAATTGGAGGGGATTAGCGGGAAGTGCGTCCAAAGAGCACAATTACGGTGCCGATCACCGGGGAGACAAGGGCGAACCGTTGCCAAGCCCGGGACAGAGTTCTACGGACGCGGGATTATGCGGCCGCGAGGCGGGTGCCGGGGCAGCAGCAGTTCCGGAAAGCCAGCCGGAAACTCAGCGGGGAAGCCCGGCGGTCCTGCCAGGAAGCATTGCCGGCCTGGGCCGCGCGGAGCGGGTGTCCGGGAAGCCGGCGCCTGTTAGCGGCGCCGCAGCAGGCCCGGGAGGGCCGCCGTCCGGCGGTAACCGGAGTTGACCGAAGCCACGCATGCGTGATCAGCAAAGGCCGGGAATGCATTGATGGGGGCATTCCATTCGCCAGTCAAAGTCATCATTATCCCAACCTCCTTTTCTGCTGCGCGCTGCATGGGGTGCAATGCGGTCCATGACCCTGGCAGATGGCCGTGGGGTCAGGAATAAAGGTACCCCAGGATTGTAAGGAATACCAGCAATTCGCGGGAAAAGGAGGAAACTTTTTGAATATGGGGGATTAGAGGCCCCAGCGGACAATAGCGGGAGTCTTTTTATCCCAGCCAAGCGTGCAGACTTTCGCCGTGCCAAGAATAAAATGCCGGCCTTCCGTGGGCGGCAATTCCAGCCAGCGCGCCGTGAGGATACGGGAGAAGTGTCCGTGCGCCACGATCAGCACGTTGTCCATCCCGGATTCCAGGATCCGCCCGATGATCTTGTCCGCCCTCGCGGCCACCTCGTCAAGCGTCTCCCCGTTGGGCACGCCATGCGTCCAGATCAGGTAGTCGGGATTGTCCTTGCGGATCAGGTCCGAACTGATCCCCTCGTAGTCCCCGTAGTTCCATTCGACGGCGAGCGGTTCATGCCGGGCATCGGGGAAGCCGGCGAGTTCGGCTGTCCGCCGTGCCCGCCGGAGCGGTGAGGTGAGCACCAGGTCGAAGTCGACGCCGTCCAGCACTTTGCGGGCCTCCACGGCCTGCTGCTCGCCTTCCACCGTCAGGGGGAGGTCCGTAAGGCCCGTGTACTGCCCGCTCTTGGACCATTCGGTTTCGCCGTGGCGGAGGATCCATAGCTGGGGGCGCGGGGCGAAGGCGGGGTTGGTCACTTGGACTCCTCAACGGGGGAAGGTTCGACGACGGCGGGAGGGGCTTCGGGGCCGGGTGCGGCAGGTGCGGATTCAGGCTGTTGGGCCCACCAGCGGAGGAGGCGCGCCTCAGCTTCTTCGGTGGGCAGTGGCCCGTGCTCCATCCGTTCATTCAGGAGGAACTTGTAGGCACGGCCCACCACCGGCCCCGGTTTGATGTCCAGCAGCGCCATGATCCGGGCTCCGTCCAGGTCCGGGCGCACCGCATCCAGGGACTCCTGTTCGCGGAGGGCTGCGATCCTGGCCTCGAGGTCGTCATAGGCGAAGGCCAGCCGCTCGGCCTTGCGCTGGTTCCGCGTGGTGACGTCGGAGCGGGTCAGGCGGTGCAGCCGCTCCAGCAGGGGACCGGCGTCGGTCACATACCGGCGGACGGCGGAATCGCTCCAGCCCGCATCGCCGTAGCCGTAGAAGCGCATATGGAGCTCCACCAGCCGTGCAACGGCCTTGATGGTGTCATTGTCGAACCGCAGCGCCTTCATCCTCTTGCTGGTGAGCTTGGCACCCACCATGTCGTGGTGGCGAAAGCTCACCGCGCCGCCCGGTTCGAAACGGCGCGTCGCCGGCTTTCCGACGTCGTGCATCAATGCTCCGAAACGCAGCACGAAGTCCGGGGCGGGCACGGGCCCCTCCGCGTCGGTTTCAAGCTCTGCTGCCTGTTCCAGGACCTGGAGCGAGTGCTGGTAGACGTCCTTGTGCCGGTGGTGCTCGTCGGATTCGAGCCGGAGGGCGGAGACCTCGGGCAGCACATGCTCGGCCAGCCCGGTGTCCACCAGCAGGTCAATCCCCACGCGTGGCCGGGCCCCGCAGATCAGCTTGACCAGTTCGTCCCGCACGCGTTCGGCGGAAATGATCCTGATCCGGTCCGCCATGCCCGTCATGGCCTCCCGGACGTCGTCGGAGACCGAGACTCCCAGCTGCGCGGCGAACCGGGCGGCCCGCATCATCCGGAGCGGGTCATCGGAGAAGGACGCCTCCGGAGCGCCGGGCGTGGCCAGCACGGAGGCGTGGAGGTCCCGGACGCCGCCGAAAGGATCCACCAGCTCCATGGAGGGCAGCTTCAATGCCATGGCGTTAATAGTGAAGTCCCGCCGCAGCAGGTCGTCGGTCAGGGAGGAACCGAACGCCACCACCGGTTTACGGGAGTCGGGATCGTAGGCCTCTGCCCGGTAGGTGGTGATCTCGATCTGGAAGCCGGCCTTGCGCATGCCGATGGTGCCGAACGCCCGGCCGATCTCCCAGAAGTTGTCCGCCCACTTCTTGATCAGCGCCACAGTCTGGTCCGGGGTGGCGTCAGTGGTGAAGTCCAGGTCGGGGGAGGTCCGGCCAAGGAACAAATCACGCACCGGGCCGCCCACCAGGGACAACTCGTGGCCGGCGTCCACGAAGCGCTGCCCGAGCTCCAGGACCACCGGGTCCACCTTGAAGTCGACAGTGTGGGAATCAATCTTGTGATGTGCGTGCGACATAGTTCCTTAAGCTTGGCAGAAACCAGCGCCACGGCAGTCCAAAAAAGCGTCACGATCCGCGCGGATTGAGGTTCCCTGCCGGAAAGTCCGTCATATCCCGTCCATGTTGGTGTCATGTTCCGGTCATCACGGGAGGGCAACAGTCGTTAGAGTGGACTCCATGGCCCATCCAGTACCGAGCGCTCCCGGCAGGAGGACGAACGCACCATTGCCGTCGGCAATCGGGGCGCACGTTGCCCCTGCCCAGCAATCGGCACCGGCGTCCCTGCCCACGGTGGAGGAAGTCTCCGCCGGCGGCGTCGTGGTGGATACGTCCGACGCCGAATTGAGGGTTGCGATCATCGCCCGCCTTAACAGGGGTGGACGCCTGGAGTGGTGCCTGCCCAAGGGGCATCCGGAGGGCAAGGAAAACAACGAAGAGGCCGCGGTCCGGGAAATTGCCGAGGAAACCGGCATCGAGGGCACCATCCTGGCGCCGCTTGGCAGCATCGACTACTGGTTCACCGTGAGCGGCCACCGGGTCCACAAGACCGTGCACCATTACCTCCTGCGTGCCACCGGCGGCGAACTCACCATCGAGAACGATCCCGACCAGGAAGCCGTGGATGTGGCTTGGGTGCCCATCCAGGAACTCGCCCGGAAGCTGTCGTTCCCCAACGAACGCCGCATCGCCGACCTCGCCCGTGAGGTCCTGCCCGGACACCTCTAAGCCCGGACGCCGCCGTCGCCATTGCGGTGTTAAGTGCCGGTGGGTGAGACGATGAAGTCGATGTCAGCTACCAACTTTCCTTCCGACCGGTCCGGCCGGCCCGATGATGCCGCACCCGACGGGGTGCCCCCGGAGCCGGCGGCTCCGGACATGGCCCAGCCCGCAGCAGCGGGGGCCAGCGAGACCCGTTCCAGCGCCATCATGGCTGCCGGGACCCTTGTCTCGCGTTTCCTGGGCTTCGGCAAGACGTGGATGCTCGGTACCGCCCTGGGCCTGGGCTCAACGGTCAATGACACGTTCATCAACGCCAACAACCTGCCCAACCTGATCTTCCTCCTGGTGGCCGGCGGCGTGTTCAACGCCGTCCTGGTCCCGCAGATCATCAAGGCCAGCAAAGCCCCGGACAGGGGAGCGGACTACATCAGCCGGCTGTTGACGCTGGCTGTGCTGCTCCTGCTGGGACTGACGGCCCTGGTCACCCTGGCAGCGCCGGGCGTGATCGAACTGACCACGCAGGGTTATTCACCCCAGCAAAAAGCGCTGGCGGTGGCCTTTGCGTTCTGGTGCCTGCCACAGATCTTCTTCTACGGGCTCTATGCCCTGCTCACCCAGGTGCTGAACGCCAACGGGGCCTTTGGGCCCGCCATGTGGGCCCCCATCCTGAACAACCTGGTGGCCATCGCCGGCCTGGGCATGTTCATCTGGATCTTCGGCACCAACGAAATCAACCCCCACACGCTGGACAACTGGGGCCCCACCCAAACGCTCCTGGTGGCCGGGTTCTCCACTATCGGCGTGCTCTCCCAGACCGCCATCCTGCTGGTGCCGGTGTTCCGGCTCAAACTCGGCCTCCGTCCCCGGTTCGGGTGGCGCGGCGTGGGACTTGGCCACGCAGCCAGGCTGAGCGTATGGACGCTGCTGACGGCCGCCGTCGGGCAGCTGGCCTTCCTGTACGTCATGCGCATCGCCACCATCCCCGGCGCCGAACGTATCCGGCTGCAGCAGGCGGAGGACCCTTCC
Protein-coding regions in this window:
- a CDS encoding DeoR/GlpR family DNA-binding transcription regulator, producing the protein MKTDERHRTIAEILRRQPEVSVEDLMQACAASGATIRRDLEVLAGHGVLRRVHGGARSLIGHGQNPGYGQRELEDRDAKKRIAAAVAGLLVQGEHVWLDSGSTATEVARAALGRELTLMPMSLQALNAAAGGDSAGDARPALLLPGGSVVPGELCFRGPLAESNIRSLRFDTAVVTPCALDFDDGLLAHDLDDAAVKKAGLESAARVVVAASAAKWHATARVLVAGLDRVDVIVTDRQFSARDKAELEKYSVEVVSV
- a CDS encoding ATP-binding cassette domain-containing protein, with translation MAHIDVSGIDYFLSDGTQLLNGVTFKVPDGTKTALIGPNGTGKTTLFRIIAGDLVPDEGVIGRSGNMGIMRQFVGQVRDGSTVRDLLVSAAPPALAAAAREVDDAELAMMEHDDEPTQMRYAQAIVDWGDAGGYDVETVWDEVCMAALGLPFDRAQHRPASTLSGGEQKRLVLEALFAGPDDLLLLDEPDNYLDVPGKRWLEEKLNESRKTVFFISHDRELLNNAAGRIVTLEPGINGAAAWIHGGGFASYVEARADRNARFEELRKRWDEEHIKLKELVNMYKNKAAFRSDMANRYHAAQTRLAKFLEVGPPEALPIEQNVQMRLKGGRTAKRAIVAEQLELTGLMKPFSTEVWFGDRVGVLGSNGSGKSHFLRLLATGGTDPEREHLPVSDVEIAEVPHEGTVKLGARIRPGFFAQTHVRPDLLGKTLLEILHRGDEHRSGLGREAAAGALDGYGLAGQSEQKYESLSGGQQARFQILLLQLSGATLLLLDEPTDNLDLHSAEALERAIDHFEGTVLAVTHDRWFARTFDRFLVFGSDGKVFESAEPVWDEQRVQRAR
- a CDS encoding penicillin-binding transpeptidase domain-containing protein; translated protein: MGKSTKLSLAIAALIMGTSLVACDDGKSGAEAAAQQLASAVSALDVGSVAFDGKEAAAANDQLHQVFAALDPQKPQVQAGGLTLDGDKASAPLNYAWKFGDAEWKYTIPANFKKSGDKWLTVWDPALLAPGLGDSEIVTKGSQSPQRADILGAGDVPLVTYRPVVNVGIDKPQLGATDPADSAGKLAALVGVDPAAYVQQVKAAGAQAFVPAITLREEGRTISDEQIRAIPGARGIPASIPLAPSRTFARAVLGSVGQATAEQIEASDGALAPGDVTGIGGLQQQYDEQLRGSDAVVIRAQRADLTREQIQSAGTDPRRVLFQVEPKPGTPLKTTLDPRLQTLAESTLEGVGPASAIVALRPSTGAVLAAASGPGSNGYNTAMLGQYAPGSIFKMVDSLAMFRNGMTPDSTVQCTPTLTVDGRTFKNSEGYPETSLGAVTLRDAFAHSCNTAFISQRDAVSQGQLEAAATSMGVAVEAPKLGAEAFLGSVPGQAQGTEHAASMIGQGKVLLSPLAAAIMAGSVAKGAPVSAQLVLNADAGAPAAGTTAGSTAPAAAPSATATAEAPSTASDKPITAAEAASLADMMRAVVTSGHAGFLSSVPGAPVGAKTGTAEFGNENPPKTHAWIVAVHGDLAVAVFVEEGGLGATTSGPLLKQFLTAAG
- a CDS encoding phytoene desaturase family protein, whose translation is MPDVAVVGSGPNGLSAAAVMARAGLSVEVFEAAAKIGGGTRTTELMQPGHFHDVCSAVHPMAVASPFFRAFELPRRVDLITPDVSFGSPLEGGRAALAYKSMDRTVEGLGQDGPAYRRLMEPLVRHIDDVMDFTQNQLLRIPRNPLVAGVYGLRTLEQGTGLWNLRFREELAPALLSGVAAHAVSHLPSLAASGAGLMLGALGHAGGWPIPRGGSASIAAALAEDIRAHGGVIHTGTPIDRLEQLPATRATLLDVAPRGLLDMAGPSLPGRYQRALERFRYGNGSCKVDFILSGPVPWQASGLSDAGTVHVGGTRAELARSENEVSAGRHPERPYVLVAQPSRFDPGRAPARRHTLWTYCHVPSGSTKDMTNQVAAQLERFAPGFRDLVVESHAITAAELAEYNRNYIGGDFSAGIMDVRGLVQKPVLSPVPWRTPLLGVYLCSSSTPPGPGVTGMPGMHAAKHALKDVFKLPVPDLGL
- a CDS encoding glycosyltransferase family 87 protein — translated: MHETQAPDGKRRPRIVVPSRSDALLQKFTEVIGGPLGTRSDPGVVSPGIYSVERVLIVLTALAALAGILLKGYCRVNGWETPTQFYATCYSDFPELFRNRGMAAGVFPILGRGSQFEYPVLLGLIAGVTAWLVPGGEASARALAYFDINAVLLAAVAMATVLVIARMPGRRPWDAAMVAVAPGIVLAGTINWDLWAACLLALGMYFFARQRLVPAGVMIGLATATKLYPLLVLGAILLLAVRTGRWRPLLVTGGSAAATWVLVNLPFAAANPAGWAYFFQYSADRGAGYSSAWFAYNLVADRLGWSGLGDGPVSILSAGFFAVACAGIAAVALTAPRRPRLAQLVFLIVAAFILTSKVYSPQYVVWLIPLLALARPRWRDFLVWQGIEALHWAAIWMYLGQVTSAGSSQHNLDMPYYVLAVAAHMAAVAYLMARVVWDIYDPAYDPIRRHHLDDPHGGPFANAPDRIRLKPLRPSKEGARA
- a CDS encoding histidine phosphatase family protein, with protein sequence MTNPAFAPRPQLWILRHGETEWSKSGQYTGLTDLPLTVEGEQQAVEARKVLDGVDFDLVLTSPLRRARRTAELAGFPDARHEPLAVEWNYGDYEGISSDLIRKDNPDYLIWTHGVPNGETLDEVAARADKIIGRILESGMDNVLIVAHGHFSRILTARWLELPPTEGRHFILGTAKVCTLGWDKKTPAIVRWGL
- a CDS encoding CCA tRNA nucleotidyltransferase: MSHAHHKIDSHTVDFKVDPVVLELGQRFVDAGHELSLVGGPVRDLFLGRTSPDLDFTTDATPDQTVALIKKWADNFWEIGRAFGTIGMRKAGFQIEITTYRAEAYDPDSRKPVVAFGSSLTDDLLRRDFTINAMALKLPSMELVDPFGGVRDLHASVLATPGAPEASFSDDPLRMMRAARFAAQLGVSVSDDVREAMTGMADRIRIISAERVRDELVKLICGARPRVGIDLLVDTGLAEHVLPEVSALRLESDEHHRHKDVYQHSLQVLEQAAELETDAEGPVPAPDFVLRFGALMHDVGKPATRRFEPGGAVSFRHHDMVGAKLTSKRMKALRFDNDTIKAVARLVELHMRFYGYGDAGWSDSAVRRYVTDAGPLLERLHRLTRSDVTTRNQRKAERLAFAYDDLEARIAALREQESLDAVRPDLDGARIMALLDIKPGPVVGRAYKFLLNERMEHGPLPTEEAEARLLRWWAQQPESAPAAPGPEAPPAVVEPSPVEESK
- a CDS encoding NUDIX hydrolase, which translates into the protein MPSAIGAHVAPAQQSAPASLPTVEEVSAGGVVVDTSDAELRVAIIARLNRGGRLEWCLPKGHPEGKENNEEAAVREIAEETGIEGTILAPLGSIDYWFTVSGHRVHKTVHHYLLRATGGELTIENDPDQEAVDVAWVPIQELARKLSFPNERRIADLAREVLPGHL